From one Lactiplantibacillus paraplantarum genomic stretch:
- the mltG gene encoding endolytic transglycosylase MltG — protein MEGRVLNNNQDNQDQKNQNDSQDQGVNEPNRSEQKQRKSFSKHVIGGVVGILIALLVVIGVLGYRYFDNATQPYDSSDKRVVQVDIPYGANGKKIADILQREKVIKSGFVFEYWTKAHNLSNFHAGYYQLKPSMSLAQIAKALNKGGSSEPVQSSSGKVLIVEGSQIKTIAKTVQKQTDFTSAEFLALMKDQTFIKSLAKKYPQLLNSAMSAKQVRYRLEGYLFPATYVVGKKTTLKQLVTQMVSKTNDELKPYYAQIKKSKMSVQEVMTLASLVEREGSTTKDRRLIAGVFLNRLDAKWRLDSDISVFYAINSNKSTLTNKDLQTDSPYNLRLNLGYGPGPFNSPSLTSIKAVLDPAQRSKDYMYFVADLKTGDVYYAKDAAGHAANIKKVSKHNEAAEK, from the coding sequence ATGGAGGGGCGAGTCTTGAATAACAACCAGGATAACCAAGATCAAAAGAATCAAAACGATTCACAAGATCAAGGGGTAAACGAACCTAATCGTTCGGAACAAAAACAGCGGAAGTCATTTTCGAAGCACGTCATTGGTGGCGTTGTTGGTATTTTAATCGCACTTTTAGTCGTGATTGGGGTATTGGGTTACCGGTATTTTGATAATGCAACTCAGCCGTACGACAGTAGTGATAAGCGGGTCGTCCAAGTTGACATTCCGTATGGTGCCAATGGCAAGAAAATCGCGGATATTTTGCAACGTGAAAAAGTGATTAAGAGTGGCTTTGTGTTTGAATATTGGACCAAGGCGCACAACTTATCGAATTTCCACGCAGGCTATTATCAGTTAAAGCCATCAATGTCGTTGGCTCAAATCGCGAAGGCTTTGAATAAGGGTGGTTCATCTGAACCCGTTCAGAGTTCAAGTGGTAAGGTTTTGATTGTTGAGGGTAGTCAGATCAAGACGATTGCCAAGACGGTACAAAAACAAACTGATTTCACGTCAGCGGAATTTTTAGCCTTGATGAAAGATCAAACGTTCATTAAATCATTGGCCAAGAAGTACCCGCAACTATTGAATTCGGCAATGAGTGCTAAGCAAGTTCGGTACCGCTTAGAAGGTTATCTATTCCCGGCAACCTATGTCGTTGGGAAAAAGACAACGTTGAAGCAGTTAGTGACACAGATGGTTTCTAAGACCAATGATGAACTAAAGCCATACTATGCCCAAATTAAAAAGTCGAAGATGTCCGTCCAAGAAGTGATGACATTGGCCTCCCTAGTTGAACGTGAAGGCAGTACGACTAAGGATCGACGTTTGATTGCCGGCGTCTTTTTAAACCGCTTAGATGCTAAGTGGCGCTTAGATTCTGATATTTCAGTGTTCTATGCGATCAACTCGAACAAGTCAACGTTAACGAATAAAGATTTGCAGACTGATTCACCATATAACCTACGATTGAACTTGGGCTATGGCCCTGGACCGTTCAACAGTCCTAGCTTAACGTCGATTAAGGCCGTTTTAGATCCTGCCCAACGTAGTAAGGATTACATGTACTTCGTGGCAGATTTGAAGACTGGTGACGTCTACTATGCAAAAGATGCTGCGGGACACGCAGCCAACATTAAAAAGGTTTCGAAGCATAATGAAGCCGCTGAAAAATAA
- the udk gene encoding uridine kinase yields MTENKHRRPVVIGVTGGSGSGKTTVSNAIYNQLSGQSLLILQQDSYYNDQSEMTMAERHAVNYDHPLAFDTELMIKQIKQLLDYQPIEKPVYDYEQYTRSQETIHQDPRDVIIVEGVLILDDQRLRDLMDIKVFVDTDDDIRIIRRIQRDIKERGRTLDSVIGQYLATVKPMYHQFVEPTKRYADLIVPEGGENEVAIDLLTTKVRSIL; encoded by the coding sequence ATGACTGAAAACAAACATCGCCGACCAGTAGTCATTGGGGTAACTGGTGGTTCCGGTAGTGGTAAAACTACGGTTAGCAATGCCATTTACAATCAATTATCTGGCCAATCGTTGTTGATCTTGCAACAAGATTCCTACTATAACGATCAAAGCGAAATGACAATGGCTGAACGACATGCGGTTAATTATGATCATCCGTTGGCATTTGATACGGAGTTAATGATTAAACAAATCAAACAACTGCTAGATTATCAACCGATTGAAAAACCAGTCTATGATTATGAGCAGTATACTCGTAGTCAAGAGACGATTCATCAAGATCCACGTGATGTGATTATCGTTGAGGGTGTTTTGATCCTTGATGACCAGCGGTTGCGCGATTTGATGGATATTAAGGTGTTCGTTGATACCGATGATGATATTCGCATTATTCGGCGCATTCAGCGTGATATTAAAGAACGTGGTCGGACGTTAGATTCTGTGATTGGGCAGTATCTAGCAACGGTCAAACCAATGTATCATCAGTTCGTAGAACCAACTAAGCGTTATGCGGATCTAATTGTGCCAGAAGGCGGCGAAAATGAAGTTGCCATCGATTTATTGACAACTAAAGTTCGCTCAATTTTATAA
- the greA gene encoding transcription elongation factor GreA, with amino-acid sequence MAEDKTYPMTEEGKVKLEKELEDLRINQRPEIINRIKIARSYGDLSENSEYESAKNEQSLLENRIKTVEHMLQYAEIIDSDKIDETEVSVGKMVTFQELPDEEPESYTIVGAAEADPMVGKISNDSPIAKGLIGHHVDEEVSINIPAGTMTVKILKVENV; translated from the coding sequence TTGGCTGAAGATAAGACATATCCAATGACAGAAGAAGGGAAGGTCAAGCTTGAAAAGGAGCTTGAAGACCTTCGGATTAATCAACGTCCAGAAATTATTAACCGTATTAAAATTGCGCGTAGTTACGGAGATTTATCAGAAAATTCTGAATATGAATCAGCAAAAAATGAACAAAGTTTGTTAGAAAACCGGATTAAGACGGTTGAACACATGCTTCAATATGCTGAAATCATTGATAGTGATAAGATTGACGAAACGGAAGTCTCCGTTGGTAAGATGGTCACGTTCCAAGAGCTACCAGATGAAGAACCTGAAAGCTATACAATCGTTGGGGCGGCCGAGGCTGATCCGATGGTTGGTAAGATTTCCAATGACTCACCAATTGCTAAGGGTTTGATTGGTCATCATGTTGATGAAGAGGTCTCCATCAATATTCCAGCTGGTACGATGACGGTTAAAATTTTGAAGGTTGAAAACGTGTAA
- a CDS encoding LiaF transmembrane domain-containing protein translates to MRKNWFWPVFLIASAVILVVSQLGLFTFRVSAWSLFLTLILIAALISSLRYLNMPGVVFALAFLAIIYAQPLGITKLVPWTILGAALLLSIGLGLLIRPRYRYHHHDHYHHHNHGDDNTSTGTISDDHVNLDLSLGNSIRYVHSDHFSSANLNVSMAGAKIYFDDVDIQENQAIINVDVSLGSLELYLPKTWQVQDSLSNSMGHISFEGSPTTVGPRITLSGSVSLGELRIIYI, encoded by the coding sequence ATGCGTAAAAATTGGTTCTGGCCAGTCTTCTTAATTGCAAGCGCCGTGATCCTTGTCGTCAGTCAACTGGGCCTATTCACCTTCCGTGTCAGTGCCTGGAGCCTGTTTCTAACCTTAATTTTAATTGCCGCACTAATTAGTAGTCTTCGTTATTTAAACATGCCGGGCGTTGTCTTTGCCCTTGCATTCTTAGCCATTATCTACGCACAGCCACTTGGTATTACCAAACTGGTGCCATGGACCATTCTGGGCGCTGCCTTATTATTAAGCATTGGACTAGGGCTATTAATTCGACCACGTTATCGTTATCACCATCATGACCATTATCATCATCATAACCACGGTGATGATAATACATCAACGGGCACAATTAGCGATGACCACGTTAATTTAGACTTATCCCTGGGCAATAGTATCCGCTATGTTCACAGCGACCATTTTAGCTCTGCTAATCTGAACGTATCGATGGCCGGTGCCAAAATTTATTTTGATGACGTTGATATCCAAGAAAATCAAGCCATCATTAACGTCGACGTCTCATTGGGTAGCTTGGAGTTGTACTTACCAAAAACTTGGCAAGTACAAGATAGTCTCAGTAATTCAATGGGTCACATTTCGTTTGAAGGCAGCCCGACTACGGTTGGTCCGCGTATCACGCTAAGCGGTAGCGTCTCACTTGGTGAACTACGAATCATCTATATTTAG
- a CDS encoding LytTR family DNA-binding domain-containing protein produces the protein MKVNIEPDPDITLPTITLHIPTDYPEAATLIAALENFSVTSATLTVSQQGQLIQLPLAQILFIEATGHQVAAHTIDKVYRVPRSLSAVGVELPTHFMRVAKSAIVNTQQVYSLTKTLTGNLIAFHNSPKQLYASRRYYHDLKQCLEQKGLL, from the coding sequence ATGAAGGTGAACATTGAACCCGACCCTGACATTACATTGCCGACGATCACCCTTCACATTCCAACGGACTATCCCGAGGCGGCCACTCTTATTGCCGCCCTCGAAAACTTTTCAGTAACGAGCGCTACGTTAACCGTTTCACAACAAGGACAACTGATCCAGTTGCCTCTCGCTCAGATTCTATTTATTGAAGCTACGGGTCATCAAGTCGCTGCCCACACGATTGACAAGGTTTACCGGGTGCCCCGGTCACTGAGCGCTGTGGGTGTTGAATTACCGACCCACTTTATGCGGGTCGCTAAATCAGCGATCGTCAATACCCAACAGGTTTATTCATTAACTAAGACGCTGACTGGTAACCTGATTGCGTTTCACAACTCACCTAAACAATTATATGCTTCGAGGCGTTATTACCACGATCTCAAGCAATGTCTTGAACAGAAAGGACTGTTATAA
- a CDS encoding HesB/YadR/YfhF family protein has protein sequence MKITITDAASQWFHDDMGVTTGNGVRFYGKTYGKTAVHSGFSIGIMRDDEPHQPIAMVEKDGVNYYVNDRDEWFFKGYDLTVDYDEQNDGPKYDYIPNNE, from the coding sequence ATGAAAATAACGATTACAGATGCGGCTAGTCAATGGTTTCATGACGATATGGGGGTTACAACGGGTAACGGCGTGCGGTTTTACGGTAAAACCTATGGTAAGACAGCGGTCCACAGTGGCTTTTCAATTGGAATTATGCGCGATGATGAGCCGCATCAACCGATTGCCATGGTTGAAAAAGATGGTGTTAATTACTATGTCAATGACCGTGACGAGTGGTTCTTCAAAGGGTATGATCTAACGGTCGATTATGATGAGCAAAACGATGGTCCTAAGTACGACTATATTCCTAATAACGAGTAA
- a CDS encoding YfhO family protein: MKLRRFFDKRTWPLWISFWLPLLIMTGYFIYRHMAPFGSSSLLTVDLGQQYVDLFSYFRHTLLHDPSAFFYSFSKTIGGEMVGVWAYYLMSPFNLIYLLFPGQSITTGIFIVTVLKYGFAGLSFAWLLTKTRTQKGWLVPTFSTAYALMGWMVANQLNMIWLDTVAILPLVILGLERLFTTGKVRYFAGWLAVMLIDNYYMGYMVILFSCLYWLYGATKHWQDVKTLVLHALKFAWGGLLGVAFSAWLLLPTFWALVQSKAQYNVTKIHWKFEYRPWKMLAKFVTGTFNFDQMPSGQPNFYVAWLAVLAFILFFLSRHFKWTVKLSVLLVTATLILSFCYEPLDLLWHAGQFPVWYPYRFSFVFCFWIVWIGAQALTDKMTIKLWQALTMLALLVALFTTIYLNIKKVSYVTKANLLITIALAAITLIFLTLPKERRLIYQIVALILVATDMSINVVASLNNISYVSQSEFGKYTQVLDNAVNKIKASNNGFYRIGKTFTRTKDDPMQAAYNGADHFSSTFESIIPNFFGSIGQPDGDGVVAYTNGTMITDSLLDMQYFMDKTVPTDQTDNTNYRSYIPVTSTKKDLTNYKQSAKLSTSKVTTYKNPYALGLGFAASDKITSLKVSKTTGDPIARQELIYQTLANRSTSGLISAENFNEVVFQNVKKVTTLTGAVLNKQNLAKTGSVYFKFTPTTNDSYYITLGQNLTTSNASYYINGKELKQYPTYRHTIAVNVASNSKGKTVTFGIQMKKTSLWLQNFTLYKLNNSQFKKSANKLQQSPWNITAHSSRKITGTINIKHQHQVLMTTIPYSKGWHATVDGKTVATKKVINTFVAVPLSKGKHTVTLTYRPPFLVTGSLITGVSALGTVGWVLVRRRRRQAL; encoded by the coding sequence TTGAAACTCCGTCGTTTTTTTGATAAGCGCACATGGCCATTGTGGATCAGTTTTTGGTTACCCTTACTGATTATGACCGGTTATTTTATTTATCGGCACATGGCTCCCTTTGGATCAAGTAGTCTGTTAACAGTCGATCTAGGCCAACAATATGTTGACTTATTTTCCTATTTCCGGCATACCCTGCTACATGACCCAAGTGCATTTTTCTATTCCTTCTCCAAAACTATTGGTGGCGAGATGGTGGGGGTCTGGGCTTATTACTTGATGAGTCCCTTTAATTTAATCTACTTACTGTTCCCTGGTCAATCAATCACCACTGGTATTTTTATCGTCACCGTTTTAAAGTACGGTTTTGCGGGGTTATCCTTTGCCTGGCTACTGACCAAAACGCGGACGCAAAAAGGCTGGCTAGTCCCAACTTTTAGTACCGCCTACGCATTGATGGGCTGGATGGTCGCTAACCAGCTGAATATGATTTGGCTAGATACCGTTGCCATTTTACCCTTAGTCATTCTGGGACTAGAACGCTTATTTACAACTGGTAAAGTTCGTTACTTCGCCGGCTGGCTAGCTGTCATGTTGATTGACAACTATTACATGGGCTACATGGTCATTTTATTTAGTTGCTTGTACTGGTTGTATGGCGCAACTAAGCATTGGCAAGACGTGAAAACTTTAGTATTGCACGCGCTTAAGTTTGCTTGGGGTGGCCTGCTAGGTGTCGCTTTTTCTGCATGGTTGCTACTACCAACTTTTTGGGCACTCGTACAAAGTAAGGCCCAGTACAATGTCACCAAAATCCATTGGAAGTTCGAATACAGGCCTTGGAAGATGTTGGCTAAGTTTGTCACGGGGACCTTCAATTTTGATCAGATGCCATCCGGTCAACCGAACTTTTATGTGGCGTGGCTGGCCGTGTTGGCATTTATCTTATTTTTCTTAAGCCGCCACTTCAAATGGACCGTTAAATTAAGTGTGTTGCTCGTCACCGCGACACTGATTTTATCATTTTGTTACGAACCACTTGATTTATTGTGGCATGCGGGCCAATTTCCTGTTTGGTACCCCTACCGTTTCTCCTTTGTCTTCTGCTTCTGGATCGTCTGGATTGGGGCCCAGGCACTAACCGATAAAATGACGATCAAACTCTGGCAAGCCCTGACAATGCTCGCGCTATTAGTTGCTTTGTTTACAACGATTTACTTGAACATTAAGAAAGTCAGCTACGTTACCAAAGCTAATCTTTTAATCACGATTGCCTTAGCAGCCATTACTTTGATTTTCCTAACACTACCGAAGGAACGACGGCTAATTTATCAAATTGTCGCGTTAATCTTAGTTGCGACTGATATGTCAATCAACGTGGTAGCTTCCTTGAATAACATTTCATACGTGTCACAGAGCGAGTTTGGGAAATACACGCAAGTCCTTGACAATGCGGTTAATAAAATCAAAGCTAGCAACAATGGTTTTTACCGGATTGGCAAGACCTTCACCCGAACTAAAGATGATCCGATGCAAGCAGCTTATAATGGTGCTGATCACTTTAGTTCAACCTTTGAAAGTATTATCCCGAACTTCTTCGGTTCAATTGGTCAACCAGATGGCGATGGCGTCGTTGCTTACACTAATGGGACCATGATTACTGATTCGTTACTCGACATGCAGTACTTTATGGATAAGACCGTACCAACTGACCAAACCGATAACACTAATTATCGGAGTTATATTCCGGTAACCAGTACGAAAAAGGATTTGACGAACTACAAACAGTCGGCTAAGCTCAGTACCAGCAAAGTGACGACTTATAAAAATCCGTACGCCTTAGGATTAGGGTTTGCGGCATCTGATAAGATTACCAGCCTAAAAGTTTCAAAAACAACTGGTGATCCGATTGCCCGGCAAGAATTGATTTACCAAACTTTAGCTAATCGTTCTACCAGCGGGCTGATCAGCGCCGAAAACTTTAACGAAGTGGTCTTCCAAAACGTTAAAAAAGTCACGACACTGACTGGTGCCGTACTCAACAAACAAAATCTCGCTAAAACGGGATCAGTTTACTTTAAGTTCACGCCTACGACGAACGATTCCTATTACATCACGTTAGGACAGAACTTAACAACTTCGAATGCTAGTTACTATATTAATGGTAAAGAGCTTAAGCAGTACCCAACTTACCGGCACACGATCGCCGTTAACGTTGCTTCTAATAGTAAGGGTAAAACCGTCACCTTTGGGATTCAGATGAAGAAGACCTCTCTTTGGTTGCAAAACTTCACCCTCTACAAGTTGAATAATAGCCAATTTAAGAAATCTGCTAATAAACTTCAACAGTCGCCTTGGAACATTACGGCCCATTCGAGTCGTAAAATTACCGGGACGATCAATATTAAGCATCAACACCAAGTCCTGATGACGACCATTCCATACTCTAAGGGCTGGCACGCCACTGTCGATGGTAAAACGGTGGCAACCAAGAAAGTGATCAATACCTTTGTTGCCGTTCCTTTAAGTAAAGGTAAGCACACCGTCACCTTAACGTATCGGCCACCATTTTTAGTCACTGGTAGCCTCATTACTGGGGTCAGTGCGTTAGGAACGGTTGGCTGGGTGCTTGTTCGGCGCCGACGTCGACAAGCTTTGTAA